A genomic window from Martelella lutilitoris includes:
- a CDS encoding phospholipase D-like domain-containing protein: MNVFLEHYWPHILAVISFVLGATAAIHATMTKDEVRAAIGWVGVIMLSPILGAAIYAVAGINRMRRQSVRDKRQSVPDAVAHEEQKHRVDRERVVADLGPRMGGQWMLGNTVTGMPATAGNKVRLLETGDEAYAAMLEAIDKAERSILLETYIFDSDAIGQRFVESLSNAVKRGVEVRILVDSIGARYSRPRITKLLRAHGIRVATFNGAVLLRLRLPYANLRTHRKILVIDGETVFAGGMNIRAAFTGPNAAQDTHFMLKGAAVADYFTVAAADWYFETHEALDGEAWNIAETSSDEGPLIARVVPSGPDRNLSNNNNMIMGALSVAEDRVLIMSPYFLPDRDLVSALATAARRGVTVDIIVPGQNNLGLVDRAMTAQFDEIIENGCRIWRDNGPFNHSKLMTVDGKWSYLGSSNMDSRSLRLNFETDMEVFDADFAGEIEARIVAARERSTEVTRKALKSRPFVYRLRDRILWLGLPYL, translated from the coding sequence ATGAACGTTTTTCTGGAACACTACTGGCCGCATATTCTGGCGGTGATCTCCTTTGTCCTCGGGGCGACGGCGGCGATCCACGCCACCATGACCAAGGATGAGGTGCGCGCCGCGATCGGCTGGGTCGGCGTGATCATGCTCTCGCCCATTCTGGGCGCGGCGATCTATGCCGTGGCCGGCATCAACCGCATGCGTCGGCAGTCGGTGCGCGACAAGCGGCAGAGTGTTCCCGATGCCGTGGCGCACGAGGAGCAGAAGCACAGGGTCGACCGCGAGCGCGTGGTGGCGGATCTCGGCCCGCGCATGGGCGGGCAGTGGATGCTGGGCAACACGGTGACCGGCATGCCCGCCACCGCCGGCAACAAGGTCCGCCTGCTGGAAACCGGCGACGAGGCCTATGCGGCGATGCTGGAAGCGATCGACAAGGCCGAGCGCTCCATCCTTCTGGAAACCTACATCTTCGACAGTGACGCGATCGGGCAGCGCTTCGTTGAAAGTCTTTCAAACGCGGTCAAGCGCGGCGTCGAGGTGCGTATCCTCGTCGATTCCATCGGCGCGCGCTATTCGCGCCCGCGCATTACAAAGCTTCTGCGCGCGCACGGCATCCGCGTCGCCACCTTCAACGGCGCGGTGCTGCTCAGGTTGCGGCTGCCCTATGCAAATCTCCGGACCCACCGGAAAATTCTCGTCATCGACGGCGAGACGGTGTTTGCCGGTGGTATGAATATCCGCGCGGCCTTTACCGGTCCGAACGCCGCCCAGGATACGCATTTCATGCTGAAGGGGGCCGCCGTTGCCGACTATTTCACGGTTGCCGCCGCCGACTGGTATTTCGAAACGCACGAGGCGCTCGATGGCGAGGCCTGGAACATTGCCGAGACGTCGTCCGACGAAGGGCCGCTGATCGCCCGCGTCGTGCCCTCCGGTCCGGACCGGAACCTCTCCAACAACAACAACATGATCATGGGCGCGCTCTCGGTCGCAGAGGACCGCGTCCTGATCATGTCGCCCTATTTCCTGCCGGATCGCGACCTGGTTTCCGCGCTTGCCACGGCGGCGCGGCGCGGCGTGACGGTCGACATCATCGTGCCGGGCCAGAACAATCTCGGCCTCGTCGACCGGGCGATGACGGCGCAGTTCGACGAGATCATCGAGAATGGCTGCCGGATCTGGCGCGACAACGGCCCCTTCAACCATTCCAAGCTGATGACGGTTGACGGAAAATGGTCCTATCTCGGCTCATCCAACATGGACTCGCGCTCGCTCAGGCTGAACTTCGAGACGGACATGGAAGTCTTCGATGCGGACTTTGCAGGTGAGATCGAAGCGCGGATCGTCGCCGCGCGTGAGCGCTCGACGGAAGTGACGCGCAAGGCGCTGAAAAGCCGGCCCTTCGTCTACCGGCTGCGCGACCGGATATTGTGGCTGGGCTTGCCCTATCTGTGA
- a CDS encoding endonuclease/exonuclease/phosphatase family protein, whose amino-acid sequence MSPIKSPLANAVLRSFRENGKRPDAAVPVNGDGLKVATYNVHKCVGVDGRFDPDRIFEVIREISPDLIALQEADTRFGERTGLLDLKRIEAETGLVAVPVEASARAHGWHGNVLLFRDGAVRDIHREKLPGLEPRGALVTDIALNNGISLRVAAVHLGLLRWARRQQADHIIGLLGRRVEAPSVIMGDMNEWRLGDGSALKKFEAAFGSLPPARASFPARWPVLALDRIIANRDGLVADLAVHDSLLARAASDHLPLTALLDTSVLKGDSAPGDGLSAAAGL is encoded by the coding sequence ATGAGCCCGATCAAATCTCCCCTTGCCAATGCTGTGCTGCGTTCCTTCCGCGAAAACGGAAAGCGGCCCGATGCCGCCGTGCCCGTAAACGGGGACGGCCTCAAGGTCGCGACCTACAATGTCCATAAATGCGTCGGCGTCGACGGGCGCTTCGACCCCGACCGGATCTTCGAGGTGATCCGCGAGATCAGTCCCGACCTGATCGCGTTGCAGGAGGCCGATACGCGCTTCGGCGAGCGCACCGGCCTGCTTGACCTGAAACGGATCGAGGCGGAAACCGGGCTGGTGGCCGTGCCCGTGGAGGCGAGCGCGCGCGCCCATGGCTGGCACGGCAATGTGCTCCTGTTCCGCGACGGCGCGGTGCGCGACATCCACCGCGAGAAACTGCCGGGGCTGGAGCCGCGCGGCGCGCTGGTGACCGACATCGCGCTCAACAACGGTATTTCCCTGCGCGTCGCCGCCGTTCATCTCGGCCTTCTGCGCTGGGCGCGCCGCCAGCAGGCCGATCACATCATCGGGCTTCTCGGCCGGCGCGTCGAGGCGCCCTCGGTGATCATGGGCGACATGAATGAATGGCGGCTCGGCGACGGTTCGGCGCTGAAGAAGTTCGAGGCGGCCTTCGGTTCCCTGCCGCCGGCGCGGGCGAGCTTTCCGGCGCGATGGCCGGTTTTGGCGCTCGACCGGATCATCGCCAACCGCGACGGGCTGGTGGCCGATCTCGCCGTGCATGATTCGCTTCTGGCACGCGCGGCGTCCGACCATCTGCCGCTGACGGCGCTGCTCGACACCTCGGTTCTGAAGGGCGATAGCGCGCCGGGAGACGGGCTTTCGGCCGCTGCCGGTCTTTGA
- the ligA gene encoding NAD-dependent DNA ligase LigA: protein MAKDKVPTDKMTREEAEAELAFLAEEIARHDAAYHGKDAPEITDAEYDALKHRNDEIEARFPDLVREDSPSARVGSAPSEVFAPVTHSVSMLSLGNVFSDEDVQDFIASVYRFLGQLPDGSIAFTAEPKIDGLSMSLRYENGRLISGATRGDGTTGENVTANVRTISEIPNRLPDGAPEIVEVRGEIYMAKSDFAALNAALSEAGEKTYVNPRNTASGSLRQLDPKVTEKRKLRFFAYAWGEMSEMPADTQMGMVGTFEEWGFPVNPLMKRLSSVDDLLAHYHEIGVKRGDLDYDIDGVVYKVDRLDLQARLGFRSRSPRWATAHKFPAEQAITRLIAIDIQVGRTGALTPVARLEPITVGGVVVTNATLHNEDYIAGKGSNGEPIREGRDIRVGDYVIVQRAGDVIPQIVDILPEKRPEDATPYEFPDHCPVCGAHAVRDINEKSGKVDAVRRCTAGFSCRAQAVEHLKHFVSRNAFDIEGLGSKQVDFFFEHEDPGLAIRTAPDIFTLERRQAEALTKLENFNGWGKTSVANLFQSINGRREIALPRFIFALGIRHVGETTAKLLARSYGSYAAFEQAMREAAAGEGDAWDDLNNIDGIGAVVARALVDFFAEEQNVAVIARLLEDVTPLDDAQKIDTTSPVAGKTVVFTGSLEKMTRDEAKAKAESLGAKVSGSVSKKTDIVVAGPGAGSKLKKAEELGVQTMDEDEWLALIGG from the coding sequence ATGGCGAAAGACAAGGTCCCGACCGACAAGATGACCCGGGAAGAGGCCGAGGCGGAACTCGCTTTTCTGGCGGAGGAAATTGCCCGCCATGACGCTGCCTATCACGGCAAGGACGCGCCCGAGATCACGGACGCCGAATATGACGCGCTGAAACATCGCAATGATGAAATCGAGGCGCGCTTTCCCGATCTCGTGCGTGAAGACAGCCCCTCGGCCCGCGTCGGCTCCGCGCCCTCGGAGGTCTTCGCGCCTGTCACCCATTCCGTGTCGATGCTCTCGCTCGGCAACGTGTTTTCCGACGAGGACGTGCAGGACTTCATCGCCTCGGTCTATCGCTTTCTCGGCCAGTTGCCGGACGGCTCGATCGCCTTTACCGCCGAGCCCAAGATCGACGGGTTGTCGATGTCGCTGCGCTATGAAAACGGTCGCCTGATCTCCGGCGCGACGCGCGGCGACGGCACCACGGGCGAGAACGTGACAGCCAATGTCCGCACCATTTCCGAAATCCCGAACCGCCTGCCGGACGGCGCGCCGGAGATCGTCGAGGTGCGCGGCGAGATCTATATGGCGAAGAGCGATTTTGCCGCGCTCAACGCCGCGCTCTCCGAGGCTGGAGAGAAGACCTATGTGAACCCGCGCAATACCGCGTCCGGTTCGCTGCGTCAGCTCGACCCGAAGGTGACGGAAAAGCGGAAACTCAGATTCTTCGCCTATGCCTGGGGCGAGATGTCGGAGATGCCGGCCGATACCCAGATGGGCATGGTCGGGACGTTCGAAGAATGGGGGTTTCCGGTCAACCCCCTGATGAAGCGGCTCTCCTCCGTCGATGACCTGCTGGCGCACTATCACGAGATCGGCGTCAAGCGCGGGGACCTCGATTATGATATCGACGGCGTGGTCTACAAGGTCGACCGGCTCGACCTTCAGGCGCGGCTCGGTTTCCGCTCGCGCTCGCCGCGCTGGGCGACAGCGCATAAATTCCCCGCCGAGCAGGCGATCACCCGGCTCATCGCCATCGACATTCAGGTGGGCCGCACGGGCGCGCTGACGCCGGTGGCCAGGCTTGAGCCGATCACCGTCGGCGGTGTTGTCGTCACCAATGCGACACTGCACAACGAGGACTATATCGCCGGCAAGGGCTCGAACGGCGAGCCGATTCGCGAGGGCCGCGATATTCGCGTCGGCGATTATGTGATCGTCCAGCGGGCCGGCGACGTCATCCCGCAGATCGTCGATATCCTGCCGGAAAAACGGCCGGAGGATGCGACACCTTACGAATTTCCCGACCACTGCCCGGTATGCGGCGCCCATGCGGTGCGCGACATCAATGAGAAGAGCGGCAAGGTGGACGCCGTGCGCCGCTGTACGGCCGGTTTTTCCTGCCGGGCGCAGGCCGTCGAGCATCTGAAGCATTTCGTCTCGCGCAATGCCTTCGATATCGAGGGGCTCGGCAGCAAGCAGGTCGATTTCTTCTTCGAGCATGAGGACCCGGGGCTTGCGATCCGCACGGCGCCCGACATCTTCACGCTCGAAAGACGCCAGGCCGAGGCGCTGACGAAACTCGAGAATTTCAACGGTTGGGGCAAAACCTCGGTCGCCAACCTGTTCCAGTCGATCAATGGACGCCGCGAGATCGCGCTGCCGCGCTTCATCTTTGCGCTCGGCATCCGCCATGTCGGCGAGACGACGGCGAAGCTTCTGGCCCGCTCCTATGGCTCCTACGCCGCCTTCGAACAGGCGATGCGGGAGGCGGCAGCAGGCGAGGGGGATGCCTGGGACGATCTCAACAATATCGACGGCATCGGAGCCGTGGTTGCCCGCGCGCTGGTCGACTTCTTTGCCGAAGAACAGAACGTTGCCGTGATCGCCCGTCTGCTGGAAGACGTGACGCCGCTTGACGATGCGCAGAAGATTGACACGACCAGTCCCGTCGCCGGCAAGACGGTGGTCTTTACCGGCAGCCTCGAGAAGATGACCCGCGACGAGGCCAAGGCCAAGGCGGAAAGCCTCGGGGCCAAGGTTTCCGGCTCGGTATCGAAAAAGACGGATATCGTCGTCGCCGGCCCCGGCGCGGGTTCCAAGCTGAAGAAGGCGGAGGAGCTCGGCGTGCAGACCATGGACGAGGATGAATGGCTGGCGCTGATCGGCGGGTGA
- a CDS encoding CreA family protein yields the protein MRGYLVSLVAGVLLLATSAMAEQVGEVGVDWVGNDIEIEALHDPEIEGVTCHIAYFDRSVIDRLSNGNWFEDPSNSSIACRQTGPIRIGDIDLGMDGEEVFKQGRSLIFKNLVINRIYDRANDTLIYLAHTREITEGSAKMSMSTVPLYGQNVVWENGAPE from the coding sequence ATGCGTGGATATCTGGTTTCCCTCGTTGCGGGGGTGTTGCTCCTGGCGACCTCGGCAATGGCCGAACAGGTCGGCGAAGTCGGCGTCGACTGGGTTGGCAACGACATCGAGATCGAAGCCTTGCACGATCCCGAAATCGAGGGCGTGACCTGCCATATCGCCTATTTCGACCGTTCGGTGATCGACCGGTTGTCGAACGGCAACTGGTTCGAGGATCCCTCAAATTCCTCCATCGCCTGCCGCCAGACGGGACCGATCCGCATCGGCGATATCGATCTCGGGATGGACGGCGAGGAGGTCTTCAAGCAGGGCCGCTCGCTGATCTTCAAGAACCTGGTGATCAACCGCATCTATGATCGCGCCAATGACACGCTGATCTATCTGGCGCACACGCGCGAGATCACCGAAGGATCGGCGAAGATGTCGATGTCCACGGTGCCGCTTTACGGGCAGAACGTCGTCTGGGAAAATGGAGCCCCTGAATAG
- a CDS encoding GFA family protein, which produces MRLDCSCQCGKVRFSVESKTPVPYQRCYCSICRKSGGGGGYAINIGADAATLNVSGAEHKRFYHARMHDGESEAERHFCGACGSALYLFDPRWPELVHPVASVVDTPLPRPPEIVHIMLGSKAAWVDVPEGEGHVHFEGYPDLSLEEWHRRHGLLQD; this is translated from the coding sequence ATCAGACTCGATTGCAGCTGCCAGTGCGGAAAGGTGCGCTTTTCCGTGGAAAGCAAAACGCCGGTGCCCTACCAGCGCTGCTATTGCAGCATCTGCCGCAAATCCGGCGGGGGTGGGGGCTATGCCATCAACATCGGTGCGGATGCCGCGACGCTCAACGTTTCCGGTGCGGAGCACAAGCGCTTCTATCACGCCCGCATGCATGACGGCGAGAGCGAGGCCGAGCGGCATTTCTGCGGGGCCTGCGGCTCGGCGCTCTATCTTTTCGATCCGCGCTGGCCGGAGCTCGTCCACCCGGTCGCCTCCGTCGTCGACACGCCCTTGCCGCGTCCGCCGGAGATCGTGCATATCATGCTCGGCTCGAAGGCTGCATGGGTCGATGTGCCGGAGGGCGAGGGTCATGTGCATTTCGAGGGCTACCCGGATCTTTCGCTCGAGGAATGGCACCGCAGGCACGGATTGCTGCAAGACTGA
- a CDS encoding SCO family protein, giving the protein MKIFRRVLWGSVIVVCGLIVWLVYEIGKTNEEMMNIPFGPEFQLTAGDGSTITQEALREKPTAIFFGFTHCPEVCPTTLYEMNGWLNEVDPDGDKINAYWITVDPERDTPEIMHRYLSNVTDRIEAISGDPDKVHAMVDEFGIYYKKVPLDPNEPDGDYTMDHNASVFLLDDGGVLKGTIAYGENPEVAVKKLENLVN; this is encoded by the coding sequence ATGAAGATTTTCCGGCGCGTTCTCTGGGGTTCGGTGATTGTCGTCTGCGGACTCATCGTCTGGCTGGTCTACGAGATCGGCAAGACCAACGAGGAGATGATGAACATCCCCTTCGGCCCTGAATTCCAGCTGACGGCGGGCGACGGCTCGACAATCACCCAGGAGGCCTTGAGGGAAAAGCCGACGGCGATCTTCTTCGGCTTCACCCATTGCCCGGAGGTCTGCCCGACCACGCTTTACGAGATGAACGGCTGGCTCAACGAGGTCGATCCCGACGGCGACAAGATCAATGCCTACTGGATCACCGTCGATCCGGAGCGCGACACGCCGGAGATCATGCACCGCTATCTCTCCAACGTGACGGACCGGATCGAAGCGATTTCAGGAGATCCGGACAAGGTGCATGCGATGGTCGACGAGTTCGGCATCTACTACAAGAAGGTGCCGCTCGACCCCAACGAGCCGGACGGCGATTACACCATGGACCACAACGCTTCGGTCTTCCTGCTTGATGACGGCGGGGTGCTGAAGGGCACGATCGCCTATGGCGAAAATCCCGAGGTGGCGGTAAAGAAGCTCGAGAACCTGGTCAACTGA
- a CDS encoding 50S ribosomal protein L11 methyltransferase has product MTQIRLYVTTDEAGAGRVLDALSEQLGEAPYALATMEIDEKACIWEASVYLEAEEEEALRAVFEAALGFFPEAERPEVEKEVIPDVDWIARSLEGLKPVRAGRFLVHGAHDREDRRPGDIALEIEAGQAFGTGHHGTTAGCLEMIDTLLKAEAPRNALDLGTGTGVLAMAVRKLRPIPVLATDIDDVAVKVARWNARQNGIVSGVDFVTAPGFHHAAFAEHGPFDLVIANILARPLMKLAPGLRANLLPGGSVILSGILETQRWKVLAAYRAQGMRHVRTYWREGWVTLLLKG; this is encoded by the coding sequence GTGACCCAGATCCGACTCTATGTCACCACCGATGAGGCCGGGGCGGGCCGCGTTCTGGACGCCCTTTCCGAGCAGCTCGGCGAGGCGCCCTACGCGCTGGCGACCATGGAGATCGACGAGAAGGCGTGCATATGGGAAGCCTCGGTCTATCTGGAGGCGGAAGAGGAAGAGGCGCTGCGCGCGGTTTTCGAGGCTGCACTCGGATTTTTCCCGGAGGCCGAAAGGCCGGAGGTCGAAAAGGAAGTCATCCCCGACGTCGACTGGATCGCCAGGTCGCTTGAGGGGTTGAAGCCCGTGCGTGCGGGGCGCTTTCTGGTGCATGGCGCCCATGATCGCGAAGACCGCCGGCCCGGCGACATCGCGCTCGAGATCGAGGCGGGACAGGCCTTCGGGACCGGCCACCACGGCACGACCGCCGGCTGCCTGGAGATGATCGACACGCTGCTGAAGGCCGAGGCACCGCGCAACGCGCTTGATCTTGGAACGGGAACCGGCGTCCTGGCCATGGCCGTGCGCAAGCTCCGGCCGATCCCGGTTCTGGCGACCGATATCGACGATGTCGCCGTCAAGGTCGCCCGCTGGAATGCGCGCCAGAACGGCATTGTATCGGGCGTCGATTTCGTCACCGCGCCGGGATTTCACCATGCCGCCTTCGCCGAGCACGGCCCCTTCGACCTGGTGATCGCCAATATCCTCGCCCGCCCGCTGATGAAACTCGCGCCCGGCCTGCGCGCGAACCTTTTGCCCGGCGGCTCGGTCATCCTCTCCGGCATTCTGGAAACACAGCGCTGGAAGGTGCTGGCGGCCTATCGCGCCCAGGGCATGCGCCATGTGCGCACCTATTGGCGCGAAGGCTGGGTGACGCTTCTGCTCAAGGGGTAG
- a CDS encoding GlxA family transcriptional regulator: MVRSFVFYLVPQFSLLPFSGAIETLRIANRMLGFEAYRWRITSGNGQKVCSSSGIAVDPDTSLADERRSLMGEKRPDLVLVCSGVNVEDYDNKSFEAWLRELNNRGCGIGALCTAAHLLARAGLLKGRRCAIHWENMPGFCESYPEIDAHADLFEIDRNIYSCAGGSASIDMMLHIISREFGDGLVNAVCEQALTDRVRPSSERQRLPLRARLGVQNGKVLQIIELMEANLAEPLSLVEIAEAVGLSRRQVERLFRQEMGRSPARYYLEIRLDRARRLLAQSTMPVVDVAVACGFVSASHFSKCYREIYQCSPQQERALRRQARMSIGDNTFSLAV; the protein is encoded by the coding sequence ATGGTGAGATCGTTCGTTTTTTATCTGGTTCCTCAATTCTCGCTCCTGCCCTTCTCGGGCGCGATCGAGACATTGCGCATTGCCAACAGGATGCTCGGCTTCGAGGCTTATCGCTGGCGGATCACCTCCGGCAATGGCCAGAAGGTCTGTTCCTCGAGCGGCATCGCCGTCGATCCGGACACCTCGCTTGCCGATGAGCGCCGTTCGCTGATGGGCGAGAAGCGCCCCGATCTCGTGCTGGTCTGTTCCGGCGTCAATGTCGAGGATTACGACAACAAATCCTTCGAGGCCTGGCTGCGCGAGCTCAACAACCGCGGCTGCGGCATCGGCGCGCTGTGTACGGCCGCTCATCTTCTGGCCCGCGCCGGCCTGCTCAAGGGCAGGCGCTGTGCGATCCACTGGGAAAACATGCCGGGCTTTTGCGAATCCTATCCGGAAATCGACGCCCATGCGGACCTGTTCGAGATCGACCGCAATATCTACAGCTGTGCCGGCGGCTCCGCCTCAATCGACATGATGCTGCATATCATCAGCCGCGAGTTCGGCGACGGTCTCGTCAACGCCGTCTGCGAACAGGCGCTGACAGACCGCGTGCGCCCTTCCTCCGAGCGCCAGCGCCTGCCGCTTCGCGCCCGTCTCGGCGTCCAGAACGGCAAGGTTCTGCAGATCATCGAACTGATGGAGGCCAATCTGGCCGAGCCCCTGTCGCTGGTCGAGATCGCCGAAGCGGTCGGCCTGTCGCGCCGCCAGGTGGAACGGCTGTTTCGCCAGGAAATGGGCCGCTCGCCGGCGCGTTATTATCTGGAGATCCGGCTGGACCGCGCCCGCCGCCTTCTGGCGCAGTCGACCATGCCGGTCGTCGATGTGGCGGTCGCCTGCGGCTTCGTCTCGGCCTCGCATTTTTCCAAATGCTACCGCGAGATCTACCAGTGTTCGCCGCAGCAGGAGCGCGCGCTGCGCCGGCAGGCGCGCATGAGCATCGGCGACAACACGTTCAGCCTCGCCGTTTGA
- a CDS encoding LysR family transcriptional regulator, protein MANFLQTPLPVLDNDILRTFVAIAETGSFSGAAETVFRTPSAVSMQIKRLEEQLGVSLFVRDARSVRLTHSGETLLTYARRMLALSNEAMSRFRHPDMHGVVRLGATDDIGERILPTILKRFAEAFPGVMVDVTIDNSVGLRRRLGEQRLDLTLLNSGKGASDEDSELILRERLVWVGACGGTAHTKDPLPVSMWEQGCSWRNEAVEKLTEIGRAYRVAYMSATTMVQRAAVLSDLAVAPIASYYLSDGMEVLGKAEGLPELGFYEIRLKFSEQRGELVEAVADAIRHAFRPTERQSRVA, encoded by the coding sequence ATGGCCAATTTCCTGCAGACGCCGTTACCGGTCCTCGACAACGACATTCTCCGCACCTTTGTCGCGATCGCCGAGACCGGCAGTTTTTCCGGCGCTGCGGAAACCGTGTTCCGGACGCCGTCGGCCGTCTCCATGCAGATCAAGCGGCTGGAGGAGCAGCTTGGCGTGTCGCTCTTCGTGCGCGACGCCCGCTCGGTGCGCCTGACCCACAGCGGCGAGACGCTTTTGACCTATGCCCGCCGCATGCTCGCGCTCTCCAACGAGGCGATGTCGCGTTTCAGACATCCGGACATGCACGGCGTGGTCCGGCTCGGCGCGACGGATGATATCGGCGAGCGCATCCTGCCGACGATCCTGAAGCGCTTCGCCGAGGCTTTCCCCGGCGTCATGGTTGACGTCACCATTGACAACAGCGTCGGTCTGCGCCGGCGTCTCGGCGAACAGCGGCTCGATCTCACACTGCTCAATTCCGGCAAGGGCGCCTCGGATGAGGACAGCGAACTCATTCTGCGCGAGCGGCTTGTCTGGGTGGGCGCCTGCGGCGGCACGGCACATACGAAGGACCCTTTGCCGGTTTCGATGTGGGAGCAGGGCTGTTCGTGGCGCAACGAGGCCGTGGAGAAGCTGACGGAGATCGGTCGGGCCTATCGCGTCGCCTATATGAGCGCGACCACCATGGTCCAGCGCGCCGCCGTCCTCTCCGATCTCGCCGTTGCCCCGATCGCCTCCTATTACCTGTCGGACGGGATGGAGGTGCTGGGCAAGGCGGAGGGGCTTCCGGAGCTCGGCTTTTATGAAATCCGCCTGAAATTCTCCGAACAGCGCGGCGAACTGGTCGAGGCGGTCGCCGACGCCATCCGTCACGCCTTCCGTCCCACCGAACGGCAAAGCCGGGTGGCCTGA
- a CDS encoding exopolysaccharide biosynthesis protein, producing MHDDEAGAEPRSHEGDRLSEILACLRPGPDGRLSLEQLDDALAERSFGAFIVLFSIPNLIPLPPGATLLLGLPLILVSWQMMVSRHTRVWLPERIARFSVDGARGMAILDRVLPWLRWIESAVRPRFWFLETRRAERALGAFALLLSIVVFFPIPFGNWLPALALAIIGLSATERDGYGLIIGLAVGVFSILLASLVIVAAGALIALLF from the coding sequence GTGCACGACGACGAAGCCGGAGCTGAACCGAGATCCCACGAAGGCGACAGGCTTTCAGAGATTCTCGCCTGCCTGCGTCCCGGGCCGGACGGTCGTCTCAGCCTCGAACAGCTCGACGATGCGCTGGCGGAGCGCTCCTTCGGTGCCTTCATCGTGCTGTTTTCGATCCCGAACCTGATCCCGCTGCCGCCCGGCGCCACCTTGCTTCTCGGCCTGCCGCTGATCCTCGTTTCATGGCAGATGATGGTATCGCGCCACACGCGGGTCTGGCTTCCGGAGCGAATCGCGCGGTTCTCCGTCGACGGCGCGCGCGGCATGGCCATCCTTGACCGCGTCCTTCCCTGGTTGCGGTGGATCGAAAGCGCCGTCCGGCCGCGCTTCTGGTTTCTGGAGACGCGCCGGGCCGAACGCGCCCTTGGGGCATTCGCGCTTCTGCTGTCGATCGTGGTGTTCTTTCCGATCCCCTTCGGCAACTGGCTCCCGGCGCTTGCCCTCGCGATCATTGGCCTGTCAGCTACCGAGCGCGACGGTTACGGGCTGATTATCGGCCTTGCGGTCGGTGTCTTCTCGATCCTGCTGGCGAGTCTCGTGATCGTTGCCGCCGGCGCGCTGATCGCGCTGCTTTTCTGA
- a CDS encoding entericidin, which produces MSALVASCGNTIEGMGQDTANAIDATQDAGQSIDNAASY; this is translated from the coding sequence ATGAGCGCTCTCGTCGCTTCCTGCGGCAACACGATCGAGGGCATGGGTCAGGATACCGCCAACGCGATCGATGCCACCCAGGATGCCGGCCAGTCGATCGACAACGCCGCCTCCTACTGA